One window from the genome of Asterias rubens chromosome 11, eAstRub1.3, whole genome shotgun sequence encodes:
- the LOC117296327 gene encoding tubulin alpha-1 chain-like isoform X2 — translation MRECISVHVGQAGVQMGNACWELYCLEHGIQPDGQMPSDKTIGGGDDSFNTFFAETGSGKHVPRAVFIDLEPSVVDEVRTGTYRSLFHPEQLITGKEDAANNYARGHYTVGKEWIDVVMDRLRKLADQCTGLQGFLIFHSFGGGTGSGFTSLLMERLAVDYGKKSKLEFAIYPAPQISTAVVEPYNSILTTHTTLEHSDCAFMVDNEAIYDICRRNLDIERPTYTNLNRLIGQIVSSVTASLRFDGALNVDLTEFQTNLVPYPRIHFPLATYAPVISAEKAYHEQLSIAEITTACFEPANQMVKCDPRHGKYMACCLLYRGDVVPKDVNAAIASIKTMRTIQFVDWCPTGFKVGINYQPPTVVPGGDLAKVQRAVCMLSNTTAIAEAWARLDHKFDLMYAKRAFVHWYVGEGMEEGEFSEAREDLAALEKDYEEVGIDSVDDEGEDEGEEY, via the exons CGTGAATGTATCTCAGTCCATGTCGGCCAGGCCGGAGTCCAGATGGGCAATGCCTGCTGGGAGTTGTACTGCCTGGAGCACGGCATCCAGCCTGATGGTCAGATGCCAAGTGACAAGACCATCGGAGGTGGAGACGACTCCTTCAACACCTTCTTTGCCGAGACCGGCTCAGGCAAGCACGTCCCTCGTGCCGTCTTCATCGACCTAGAACCCTCGGTTGTTG ACGAGGTCCGAACTGGAACCTACCGCTCGCTCTTCCACCCTGAGCAGCTGATCACAGGCAAAGAGGATGCCGCCAACAACTACGCCAGAGGTCACTACACCGTCGGCAAGGAGTGGATTGATGTAGTAATGGATCGCCTTAGGAAACTT GCTGACCAGTGCACCGGTCTTCAGGGTTTCCTCATCTTCCACAGCTTCGGTGGTGGTACCGGCTCTGGCTTCACATCTCTGTTGATGGAGCGTCTGGCTGTTGACTACGGCAAGAAGTCCAAGCTGGAGTTTGCCATCTACCCTGCTCCACAGATCTCCACAGCTGTAGTAGAGCCTTACAACTCTATCCTCACCACTCACACCACCCTTGAGCATTCCGACTGTGCCTTCATGGTCGACAACGAGGCCATCTACGACATCTGTCGTCGCAACCTCGACATCGAGAGACCGACCTACACCAACCTCAACCGTCTTATTGGTCAGATCGTGTCCTCCGTCACTGCTTCACTTCGCTTTGACGGTGCTCTCAACGTTGACTTGACAGAGTTCCAGACCAACTTGGTGCCCTACCCACGTATTCACTTTCCTCTTGCCACCTACGCCCCAGTCATCTCTGCTGAGAAGGCCTACCATGAGCAGCTGAGTATAGCAGAGATCACAACTGCCTGCTTCGAGCCCGCCAACCAGATGGTGAAGTGCGATCCCCGTCACGGCAA GTACATGGCTTGCTGCCTCCTGTACCGTGGTGATGTCGTCCCCAAGGATGTCAACGCTGCCATCGCATCCATCAAGACCATGCGTACCATCCAGTTCGTTGACTGGTGTCCAACTGGCTTCAAGGTGGGCATCAACTACCAGCCACCTACAGTGGTGCCTGGTGGTGATCTGGCCAAGGTGCAACGTGCCGTCTGCATGCTGAGCAACACCACCGCCATCGCCGAAGCTTGGGCTCGTCTGGATCACAAGTTTGATCTGATGTACGCCAAGCGTGCCTTCGTCCACTGGTACGTAGGGGAGGGTATGGAGGAGGGTGAGTTCTCTGAGGCTCGTGAGGATCTGGCTGCCCTGGAGAAGGACTACGAGGAGGTCGGAATCGACTCTGTCGATGACGAGGGAGAGGACGAAGGAGAGGAATATTAA
- the LOC117296843 gene encoding uncharacterized protein LOC117296843 gives MTPTTTLQVQPVKRRIDAGAKQHFLDRCKNTPTDNSVEMMTLKLKDCVKSTQKTFLYKINLSSDVVMLRLSNTFWTRAKIPTADNMIDLMTLEMTLRLFNTFWTECTSRRSTVPV, from the exons ATGACTCCCACTACAACCCTACAAGTTCAACCCGTCAAACGACGTATCGATGCTGGGGCTAAACAGCACTTCTTGGACAGATGCAAAAACACACCAACAGACAACTCC GTTGAGATGATGACGTTGAAGCTGAAGGACTGTGTCAAGTCTACACAGAAGACTTTCTTGTACAAGATTAACCTTTCAAGTGACGTAGTGATGTTGAGGCTAAGCAACACTTTTTGGACACGAGCAAAAATACCAACAGCAGACAATATG ATTGATTTGATGACCTTGGAGATGACATTGAGGCTATTCAACACTTTTTGGACAGAGTGCACCAGCCGAAGAAGTACTGTGCCAGTCTAG
- the LOC117296327 gene encoding tubulin alpha-1 chain-like isoform X1 produces the protein MRECISVHVGQAGVQMGNACWELYCLEHGIQPDGQMPSDKTIGGGDDSFNTFFAETGSGKHVPRAVFIDLEPSVVDEVRTGTYRSLFHPEQLITGKEDAANNYARGHYTVGKEWIDVVMDRLRKLADQCTGLQGFLIFHSFGGGTGSGFTSLLMERLAVDYGKKSKLEFAIYPAPQISTAVVEPYNSILTTHTTLEHSDCAFMVDNEAIYDICRRNLDIERPTYTNLNRLIGQIVSSVTASLRFDGALNVDLTEFQTNLVPYPRIHFPLATYAPVISAEKAYHEQLSIAEITTACFEPANQMVKCDPRHGKYMACCLLYRGDVVPKDVNSAIATIKTKRTIQFVDWCPTGFKVGINYQPPTVVPGGDLAKVQRAVCMLSNTTAIAEAWARLDHKFDLMYAKRAFVHWYVGEGMEEGEFSEAREDLAALEKDYEEVGIDSAEEGAEGDGEDEY, from the exons CGTGAATGTATCTCAGTCCATGTCGGCCAGGCCGGAGTCCAGATGGGCAATGCCTGCTGGGAGTTGTACTGCCTGGAGCACGGCATCCAGCCTGATGGTCAGATGCCAAGTGACAAGACCATCGGAGGTGGAGACGACTCCTTCAACACCTTCTTTGCCGAGACCGGCTCAGGCAAGCACGTCCCTCGTGCCGTCTTCATCGACCTAGAACCCTCGGTTGTTG ACGAGGTCCGAACTGGAACCTACCGCTCGCTCTTCCACCCTGAGCAGCTGATCACAGGCAAAGAGGATGCCGCCAACAACTACGCCAGAGGTCACTACACCGTCGGCAAGGAGTGGATTGATGTAGTAATGGATCGCCTTAGGAAACTT GCTGACCAGTGCACCGGTCTTCAGGGTTTCCTCATCTTCCACAGCTTCGGTGGTGGTACCGGCTCTGGCTTCACATCTCTGTTGATGGAGCGTCTGGCTGTTGACTACGGCAAGAAGTCCAAGCTGGAGTTTGCCATCTACCCTGCTCCACAGATCTCCACAGCTGTAGTAGAGCCTTACAACTCTATCCTCACCACTCACACCACCCTTGAGCATTCCGACTGTGCCTTCATGGTCGACAACGAGGCCATCTACGACATCTGTCGTCGCAACCTCGACATCGAGAGACCGACCTACACCAACCTCAACCGTCTTATTGGTCAGATCGTGTCCTCCGTCACTGCTTCACTTCGCTTTGACGGTGCTCTCAACGTTGACTTGACAGAGTTCCAGACCAACTTGGTGCCCTACCCACGTATTCACTTTCCTCTTGCCACCTACGCCCCAGTCATCTCTGCTGAGAAGGCCTACCATGAGCAGCTGAGTATAGCAGAGATCACAACTGCCTGCTTCGAGCCCGCCAACCAGATGGTGAAGTGCGATCCCCGTCACGGCAAGTACATGGCCTGCTGCCTCCTATACCGTGGTGATGTCGTCCCTAAAGATGTCAACTCTGCCATCGCAACCATCAAGACCAAGCGTACCATCCAGTTCGTCGACTGGTGTCCAACTGGCTTCAAGGTGGGCATCAACTACCAGCCTCCTACCGTGGTACCCGGTGGTGATCTGGCCAAGGTGCAGCGTGCCGTCTGCATGCTAAGCAACACCACCGCCATCGCTGAGGCCTGGGCTCGTCTGGATCACAAGTTTGATCTGATGTACGCCAAGCGTGCCTTCGTCCACTGGTACGTAGGAGAGGGTATGGAGGAGGGTGAGTTCTCTGAGGCTCGTGAGGATCTGGCTGCCCTGGAGAAGGACTACGAAGAGGTTGGAATCGACTCTGCTGAAGAAGGGGCAGAGGGAGATGGAGAGGACGAATACTAA
- the LOC117296329 gene encoding tubulin alpha-2/alpha-4 chain-like has protein sequence MREAISIHIGQAGVQMGNACWELYCLEHGIEPDGVIPNRPEGTSATFQTFFSETGGRKFVPRVVFVDLEPSVIDEVRTGKYRQLFHPEQLITGKEDAANNYARGHYTVGKEHIDLVLDRIRKLAENCQGLQGFLVFRSFGGGTGSGFSSLLMERLLTEYGSKSKLEFAIYPAPQISTAVVEPYNAILTTHTTLEHTDCAFMVDNEAIYDICRRNLDIQRPTYSNLNRLIAQVVSSITASLRFEGSLNIDLIEFQTNLVPYPRIHFPLASYAPVVSAEKAYHEQMTVAEITNACFEPANQMVKCDPRKGKYMACCMMYRGDVVSKDIMAAIATIKTKRTIQFVEWCPTGFKVGINYQPSTAVPGGDLAKVQRAVCMLSNTTAIAEAWARLNQKFDLMYSKRAFVHWYVGEGMEESEFYEARYDLATLEKDYEEVVSDFTNGDVEDEESLEEY, from the exons ATG cgtgAAGCCATATCCATTCACATCGGCCAGGCCGGTGTCCAGATGGGCAATGCCTGCTGGGAGCTGTACTGCCTGGAGCACGGCATCGAACCAGACGGGGTCATACCAAACCGGCCCGAGGGAACCAGCGCCACCTTTCAGACTTTCTTCAGCGAGACCGGGGGAAGGAAGTTCGTTCCACGTGTAGTCTTTGTGGATCTTGAACCATCAGTTATAG ATGAGGTTCGAACTGGCAAGTACCGCCAGCTCTTCCACCCTGAGCAGCTGATCACAGGCAAAGAGGATGCCGCCAACAACTACGCCAGAGGTCACTACACCGTCGGCAAGGAGCACATTGACCTCGTCTTGGACAGAATCCGTAAACTG GCTGAGAACTGCCAGGGTCTTCAAGGTTTTCTTGTCTTTCGGAGTTTCGGGGGAGGCACTGGTTCCGGTTTCTCGTCCCTCTTGATGGAACGTCTTTTGACTGAATACGGTAGTAAGTCCAAGCTGGAGTTTGCCATCTACCCTGCTCCCCAGATCTCCACAGCTGTCGTAGAGCCTTACAATGCTATCCTGACCACACACACTACACTGGAACACACAGACTGTGCCTTCATGGTCGACAACGAAGCCATCTACGACATCTGCCGTCGCAACCTCGACATCCAGAGGCCTACTTACTCGAATCTGAACCGACTCATCGCCCAGGTTGTGTCCTCCATCACGGCATCTCTGCGCTTCGAGGGGTCTTTGAACATTGACCTGATTGAGTTTCAGACTAACTTGGTGCCCTACCCCCGCATCCACTTCCCTCTTGCCTCCTACGCACCAGTCGTCTCTGCTGAGAAGGCCTACCATGAACAGATGACGGTTGCTGAGATCACCAATGCCTGCTTCGAACCGGCCAACCAGATGGTGAAGTGTGACCCTCGCAAGGGTAAATACATGGCCTGCTGCATGATGTACCGCGGTGATGTCGTGTCGAAAGACATCATGGCGGCCATCGCAACCATCAAGACCAAGCGTACGATCCAGTTCGTCGAGTGGTGCCCAACTGGCTTCAAGGTGGGCATCAACTACCAACCGTCTACTGCAGTGCCAGGTGGTGATCTGGCCAAGGTGCAGCGTGCCGTCTGCATGCTGAGCAACACCACCGCCATCGCTGAGGCCTGGGCTCGTCTGAATCAAAAGTTTGATCTGATGTACTCCAAGCGTGCCTTCGTCCACTGGTACGTTGGGGAAGGGATGGAAGAAAGTGAATTTTACGAGGCTCGGTACGATCTTGCAACTCTAGAGAAGGACTACGAAGAAGTCGTCAGTGACTTTACTAATGGAGACGTTGAAGATGAGGAATCGCTAGAGGAATACTGA
- the LOC117296327 gene encoding tubulin alpha-1 chain-like isoform X3 — translation MRECISVHVGQAGVQMGNACWELYCLEHGIQPDGQMPSDKTIGGGDDSFNTFFAETGSGKHVPRAVFIDLEPSVVDEVRTGTYRSLFHPEQLITGKEDAANNYARGHYTVGKEWIDVVMDRLRKLADQCTGLQGFLIFHSFGGGTGSGFTSLLMERLAVDYGKKSKLEFAIYPAPQISTAVVEPYNSVLTTHTTLEHSDCAFMVDNEAIYDICHRNLDIERPTYTNLNRLIGQIVSSVTASLRFDGALNVDLTEFQTNLVPYPRIHFPLATYAPVISAEKAYHEQQTVASLTKGCFLPANQMVKCDPRHGKYMACCLLYRGDVVPKDVNAAIASIKTMRTIQFVDWCPTGFKVGINYQPPTVVPGGDLAKVQRAVCMLSNTTAIAEAWARLDHKFDLMYAKRAFVHWYVGEGMEEGEFSEAREDLAALEKDYEEVGIDSVDDEGEDEGEEY, via the exons CGTGAATGTATCTCAGTCCATGTCGGCCAGGCCGGAGTCCAGATGGGCAATGCCTGCTGGGAGTTGTACTGCCTGGAGCACGGCATCCAGCCTGATGGTCAGATGCCAAGTGACAAGACCATCGGAGGTGGAGACGACTCCTTCAACACCTTCTTTGCCGAGACCGGCTCAGGCAAGCACGTCCCTCGTGCCGTCTTCATCGACCTAGAACCCTCGGTTGTTG ACGAGGTCCGAACTGGAACCTACCGCTCGCTCTTCCACCCTGAGCAGCTGATCACAGGCAAAGAGGATGCCGCCAACAACTACGCCAGAGGTCACTACACCGTCGGCAAGGAGTGGATTGATGTAGTAATGGATCGCCTTAGGAAACTT GCTGACCAGTGCACCGGTCTTCAGGGTTTCCTCATATTTCACAGCTTCGGTGGTGGTACCGGCTCTGGCTTCACATCTCTGTTGATGGAGCGTCTGGCCGTCGACTACGGCAAGAAGTCCAAGCTGGAGTTTGCCATCTACCCCGCCCCACAGATCTCCACAGCTGTAGTAGAGCCTTATAACTCAGTGCTGACCACTCACACCACCCTTGAGCACTCCGACTGTGCCTTCATGGTCGACAACGAGGCGATCTACGACATCTGCCATCGTAACCTTGACATCGAGAGACCGACCTACACTAACCTTAACCGTCTCATTGGTCAGATCGTGTCCTCCGTCACTGCTTCACTTCGCTTTGATGGTGCCCTCAACGTCGACCTGACAGAATTCCAGACCAACTTGGTGCCCTACCCACGTATTCACTTTCCTCTTGCCACCTACGCACCTGTCATCTCTGCTGAGAAGGCCTACCATGAACAGCAGACCGTTGCTTCGCTCACCAAAGGCTGTTTCTTGCCTGCAAACCAGATGGTGAAGTGTGATCCCCGTCACGGCAAGTACATGGCTTGCTGCCTCCTGTACCGTGGTGATGTCGTCCCCAAGGATGTCAACGCTGCCATCGCATCCATCAAGACCATGCGTACCATCCAGTTCGTTGACTGGTGTCCAACTGGCTTCAAGGTGGGCATCAACTACCAGCCACCTACAGTGGTGCCTGGTGGTGATCTGGCCAAGGTGCAACGTGCCGTCTGCATGCTGAGCAACACCACCGCCATCGCCGAAGCTTGGGCTCGTCTGGATCACAAGTTTGATCTGATGTACGCCAAGCGTGCCTTCGTCCACTGGTACGTAGGGGAGGGTATGGAGGAGGGTGAGTTCTCTGAGGCTCGTGAGGATCTGGCTGCCCTGGAGAAGGACTACGAGGAGGTCGGAATCGACTCTGTCGATGACGAGGGAGAGGACGAAGGAGAGGAATATTAA